A portion of the Pseudomonas synxantha BG33R genome contains these proteins:
- a CDS encoding DUF2231 domain-containing protein produces the protein MTTLPTYPVVRPGPLHGTLLAGTVPLFLGALLSDIAYGQSYQIQWANFASWLIAGALVFCGFALLFALVNLVRAEHKGGRPVAYFLLLLATWVLGLINAFQHAKDAYAMMPTGLVLSAIVTALAIIATWIGLTNLRSGAAR, from the coding sequence ATGACTACCCTACCCACCTACCCCGTCGTCAGACCTGGCCCGCTGCATGGGACCTTACTGGCCGGCACTGTGCCGTTGTTTCTCGGCGCCTTGCTCAGTGATATCGCCTACGGCCAGAGTTACCAGATCCAATGGGCCAACTTCGCCTCCTGGCTGATCGCCGGGGCGCTGGTGTTCTGTGGTTTTGCCCTGTTGTTTGCGTTGGTCAATCTGGTGCGTGCCGAACACAAGGGCGGGCGCCCCGTGGCGTATTTCCTGCTGTTGTTGGCTACTTGGGTACTCGGGCTGATCAATGCCTTCCAACACGCCAAGGACGCGTACGCCATGATGCCCACCGGCCTGGTGCTGTCGGCGATTGTCACCGCCCTGGCGATCATCGCCACCTGGATCGGCTTGACCAACCTGCGCTCAGGAGCTGCCCGATGA